A single Thermosynechococcus vestitus BP-1 DNA region contains:
- the psb29 gene encoding photosystem II biogenesis protein Psp29 yields the protein MQNPRTVSDTKRAFYAAHTRPIHSIYRRFIEELLVEIHLLRVNVDFRYSPLFALGVVTAFDQFMEGYQPEGDRDRIFHALCVAEEMNPQQLKEDAASWQQYQGRPLSQILDELNSGQPSAPLNSLNHTGKYSRLHAVGLYAFLQELAGEVTIHLNETLDQLAPVIPLPIEKVKRDLELYRSNLDKINQARSLMKELVEQERKRRAQQTSAPPAVDASSDAPA from the coding sequence GTGCAAAATCCTCGAACTGTCTCTGATACCAAACGCGCCTTTTATGCGGCTCACACGCGACCGATTCACTCGATCTACCGCCGCTTTATTGAAGAACTGCTTGTCGAAATCCACCTGTTGCGTGTCAATGTCGATTTTCGCTACTCTCCCCTCTTTGCTCTTGGGGTCGTGACTGCCTTTGACCAGTTTATGGAGGGTTATCAGCCCGAGGGCGATCGCGACCGTATTTTTCATGCCCTCTGTGTCGCTGAGGAAATGAACCCGCAACAGCTCAAGGAGGATGCCGCCAGTTGGCAACAGTACCAAGGCCGCCCCCTGAGTCAAATCCTTGATGAACTCAACAGTGGCCAGCCCAGTGCCCCCCTCAACAGCCTCAACCACACGGGCAAATATAGCCGCCTTCATGCTGTGGGACTCTATGCCTTCCTGCAGGAGCTGGCAGGAGAAGTGACAATCCACCTCAACGAAACCCTGGATCAACTGGCTCCTGTGATCCCGCTGCCCATCGAGAAAGTCAAGCGCGATCTCGAACTCTACCGCAGTAACCTCGACAAAATCAATCAGGCTCGCAGTCTGATGAAAGAACTGGTGGAGCAGGAACGCAAGCGCCGTGCTCAGCAGACCTCTGCGCCACCCGCTGTGGATGCCAGCTCCGATGCACCCGCTTGA
- a CDS encoding HAD-IA family hydrolase, with product MHPLDSPQLITLDAVGTLFGLQESVGTVYGRFAAEVGVQVDPAALDVAFFKAFRAAPPCAFPELEASQRPEAEWRWWQGVAVETFRRTGVLDQFADFEAFFAPVFAYYATAEPWCLYEDVLPALQDWQAQNIPLMVVSNFDSRLYGVLEALGLAPFFQAVWISSEVGAAKPDRLIFERAVASYGASQVWHIGDSWEEDVRGAQGAGLQAIWLRRDRPLLPEPAINESVAVPQIADLTEVQVILRGTA from the coding sequence ATGCACCCGCTTGATTCCCCTCAGCTCATTACCTTAGATGCCGTCGGCACCCTCTTTGGCCTGCAGGAATCCGTGGGCACGGTCTATGGTCGCTTTGCCGCTGAAGTCGGGGTTCAGGTTGATCCAGCAGCCTTGGATGTGGCCTTCTTTAAGGCCTTTAGGGCGGCTCCCCCCTGCGCTTTCCCTGAGCTTGAGGCTTCACAACGGCCAGAGGCAGAATGGCGGTGGTGGCAAGGGGTTGCGGTAGAGACATTTCGCCGCACGGGGGTCTTGGATCAATTTGCGGATTTTGAGGCGTTTTTTGCCCCGGTCTTTGCCTACTACGCTACGGCTGAACCCTGGTGCCTTTATGAGGATGTCTTGCCTGCTTTGCAGGATTGGCAGGCGCAGAATATTCCCCTGATGGTGGTCTCCAATTTTGATAGTCGTCTCTATGGAGTTCTTGAGGCCTTGGGGTTAGCCCCTTTTTTCCAGGCAGTGTGGATTTCCAGTGAGGTGGGGGCAGCGAAACCGGATCGGTTGATCTTTGAGCGGGCAGTGGCTTCCTATGGAGCCTCTCAAGTCTGGCACATTGGCGACAGTTGGGAGGAGGATGTCCGCGGTGCCCAAGGAGCAGGTTTGCAGGCCATTTGGTTGCGGCGCGATCGCCCCTTGCTTCCAGAACCAGCCATCAACGAGTCCGTGGCCGTGCCCCAAATTGCTGACCTCACAGAGGTGCAAGTTATACTGAGGGGGACAGCGTGA
- a CDS encoding NAD(P)/FAD-dependent oxidoreductase encodes MQQLLYLEVPTPHTAAVIHWLHHTFAPPIGTIAPKATGGCWQVPETATELAIFLWSLQRTTYLKVMRWGERPFPQERACIQQLRRQLRLAFPLPTEELPPWPAGQSIFEALADRYPLTVKYFQRMPQGEADLERVYWWEQRWRQGIQQPTPPVPVVHRVTSPCDPPTYDLVYVGGALGVVHAAVMARLGYRVLLMERLPFGRMNREWNISRMEFQSLIDLGLFTAAEFESLIAREYRDGFNKFFDANSPAHCRAPVLHTPTVLNIALDSAKFLHLCGEKLRQAGGEIWDWTEFKTATIHPNGVVLQAQHRQTQEQRQAIARVLIDAMGTASPIARQLNGGRAYDSVCPTVGAIVKGIAPQVWDGDYGDVLFSHGDISRGRQLIWELFPGSGEERTIYLFHYHHIRREFPGSLLELYEDFFTILPEYRRCDLDQLTWVKPTFGYIPGHFSHHRSDRAVAFDRVLAIGDAASLQSPLVFTGFGSLVRNLPRLTDLLDTALRHDLVQQGFLNQIRAYQSNTAVTWLFSRGMMVPSDRPLPPERVNAMLNTFFGILGQESPELADRFIKDRAGWLPFNRMAVQAAWQNPRLLWWIYEMVGPWDLLRWLQSYLSFSLDALYHALFGFWLPPLVRRCQPWLEPLAPQLWFWLLVQSYALSYSVGQPRLDRSLALLSTPRVDQAVSPR; translated from the coding sequence ATGCAACAACTGTTATACCTTGAGGTGCCCACTCCCCATACCGCAGCGGTCATTCACTGGCTGCACCACACTTTTGCCCCCCCCATAGGCACCATTGCGCCAAAAGCCACTGGGGGATGTTGGCAGGTTCCTGAAACCGCCACGGAACTGGCCATTTTCCTGTGGAGCTTACAGCGAACCACATACCTCAAGGTAATGCGCTGGGGAGAGCGGCCTTTTCCCCAAGAGCGCGCCTGTATCCAACAGCTTCGGCGGCAGCTGCGTTTGGCCTTCCCCCTCCCGACTGAGGAACTGCCCCCTTGGCCGGCTGGTCAGAGCATTTTTGAGGCCTTGGCCGATCGCTATCCCCTGACGGTGAAGTACTTTCAACGTATGCCCCAAGGTGAGGCGGATTTAGAGCGCGTCTATTGGTGGGAGCAACGCTGGCGCCAAGGTATCCAACAGCCTACTCCCCCTGTCCCTGTTGTGCACAGGGTAACAAGCCCCTGTGATCCCCCTACCTATGACCTGGTTTATGTGGGTGGCGCTTTGGGGGTCGTCCATGCGGCGGTGATGGCGCGGTTGGGCTATCGGGTTCTGCTGATGGAGCGGTTGCCCTTTGGCCGCATGAATCGGGAGTGGAACATCTCCCGCATGGAATTTCAGAGCCTAATTGATCTGGGGCTATTTACCGCCGCGGAGTTTGAAAGCCTGATTGCCCGCGAGTACCGCGATGGCTTTAACAAGTTCTTTGATGCCAATAGCCCTGCCCATTGTCGGGCACCAGTGCTGCACACCCCAACGGTTCTTAACATTGCCCTCGACTCGGCCAAATTCCTGCATCTGTGCGGTGAGAAACTGCGCCAAGCAGGCGGTGAGATTTGGGATTGGACAGAATTTAAGACAGCCACAATTCATCCCAATGGGGTGGTTTTGCAAGCCCAGCACCGCCAAACCCAAGAACAGCGACAGGCGATCGCGCGCGTCCTCATTGATGCCATGGGTACTGCCTCGCCAATTGCCCGGCAACTGAACGGTGGGCGTGCCTACGATAGTGTTTGTCCAACGGTGGGGGCGATTGTTAAGGGGATTGCGCCGCAAGTGTGGGACGGCGATTATGGCGATGTGCTCTTTAGCCACGGCGATATTTCGCGCGGACGGCAACTCATTTGGGAGCTGTTTCCGGGGTCAGGGGAAGAGCGCACCATTTACCTGTTTCACTACCACCACATTCGCCGCGAGTTTCCCGGCTCTCTACTAGAACTTTACGAAGACTTCTTTACAATCTTGCCGGAGTACCGCCGCTGCGATTTAGATCAACTGACTTGGGTGAAGCCGACGTTTGGTTACATCCCCGGCCACTTTAGCCACCACCGGAGCGATCGCGCCGTGGCCTTTGATCGCGTCTTGGCCATTGGCGATGCCGCCTCCCTGCAATCTCCCTTAGTCTTTACCGGTTTTGGTTCGCTGGTGCGCAACCTACCACGCTTGACGGATCTGCTGGATACTGCCCTGCGTCATGACCTTGTGCAACAGGGGTTCCTCAACCAAATTCGCGCCTATCAGAGCAATACAGCGGTGACGTGGCTCTTTTCGCGGGGAATGATGGTGCCCAGCGATCGCCCCCTGCCCCCCGAGCGGGTCAATGCCATGCTCAACACCTTTTTTGGCATTCTCGGGCAGGAATCCCCGGAATTGGCCGATCGCTTTATCAAAGACCGTGCCGGCTGGCTCCCCTTTAACCGTATGGCAGTGCAAGCTGCTTGGCAAAACCCCCGCCTCCTTTGGTGGATCTACGAAATGGTGGGGCCTTGGGATCTGCTGCGTTGGCTGCAAAGCTACCTTAGTTTTAGCTTGGATGCCCTGTACCATGCCCTTTTTGGTTTTTGGCTGCCTCCCTTAGTGCGCCGTTGTCAACCATGGCTAGAACCCTTGGCACCGCAACTTTGGTTTTGGCTCTTGGTGCAAAGCTATGCCCTGAGTTACTCTGTGGGGCAACCCCGCCTCGATCGTTCTTTAGCACTGCTGTCCACCCCTAGAGTTGATCAAGCTGTTTCCCCTCGCTAA
- a CDS encoding NAD(P)/FAD-dependent oxidoreductase: MRSQICILGGGFGGLYTALRLAQFPWSSPPEITLVDHSDRFVFTPLLYELITGELEAWEIAPPFVELLRDTPVVFHQGAVTTIDLQEKTVHLGKGDPFTYEKLVLALGGETPKSTIPGVAADALTFRTLSDAYRLEEALQRCEHSDRDRIRVVVVGAGPSGVELACKLAERLGSRGRIRLVDRNPEILKSSPEFNRKAALRALEDRGVWIDLETTPVALTRDRISLQYKDRVDELPVDIVLWTVGTAVSPVIAALDLPKTASGRLQVTPTLQVVDHPDIFALGDAADAVDEQGQPIPHTAQAAFQQADYVAWNLWASLSDRPLLPCRYSHLGEMLTLGRDRAALAGLGLTLDGPLAYLARRLAYLYRMPTLEHQLKVGLNWIAKPFLDLLTTIAS; this comes from the coding sequence GTGAGAAGCCAAATTTGCATTCTGGGTGGTGGGTTCGGTGGGCTTTATACAGCCCTCCGCTTGGCGCAATTCCCGTGGTCTTCCCCTCCAGAGATCACCCTTGTGGATCACAGCGATCGCTTTGTATTTACGCCCCTGCTTTACGAACTGATTACGGGGGAGCTAGAGGCCTGGGAAATTGCCCCTCCCTTTGTGGAGCTGCTGCGGGATACACCAGTGGTCTTTCATCAGGGAGCGGTGACCACTATTGATCTCCAGGAAAAAACTGTTCACCTGGGCAAGGGCGACCCCTTTACCTATGAAAAACTTGTTCTCGCCCTAGGGGGTGAAACCCCGAAAAGCACTATCCCCGGTGTGGCGGCGGATGCCTTGACGTTCCGTACCCTCAGTGACGCCTACCGCCTTGAAGAAGCGCTGCAACGGTGTGAGCACTCTGATCGCGATCGCATCCGCGTTGTCGTTGTCGGTGCTGGTCCGAGTGGGGTGGAATTGGCCTGTAAACTGGCGGAGCGACTGGGGAGCCGAGGTCGCATTCGGCTGGTGGATCGCAACCCAGAGATTCTGAAGTCCTCCCCTGAATTTAATCGCAAGGCGGCCCTCCGTGCCCTCGAAGATCGGGGCGTTTGGATTGATCTAGAGACCACGCCAGTTGCCCTAACTCGCGATCGCATTTCGCTGCAATACAAAGACCGGGTGGACGAGTTGCCCGTGGACATTGTTCTTTGGACCGTTGGCACAGCGGTTTCGCCGGTGATTGCGGCGCTTGATTTGCCCAAAACTGCCAGCGGTCGGCTCCAGGTGACGCCCACACTGCAAGTGGTTGATCACCCCGATATTTTTGCCCTTGGGGATGCGGCGGATGCGGTGGATGAACAGGGACAACCCATTCCCCATACGGCACAGGCAGCTTTTCAGCAGGCGGACTATGTTGCTTGGAACCTTTGGGCCAGTCTCAGCGATCGCCCGCTACTTCCCTGTCGTTACTCCCACCTTGGCGAAATGCTCACCCTCGGGCGCGATCGCGCTGCCTTGGCCGGCCTAGGACTGACCCTTGATGGCCCCCTGGCCTATTTGGCGCGGCGACTGGCCTACCTCTACCGCATGCCCACCCTCGAACATCAACTGAAGGTGGGATTGAATTGGATAGCCAAGCCCTTTTTGGATCTCCTGACCACCATCGCTAGTTAG
- the ruvC gene encoding crossover junction endodeoxyribonuclease RuvC has protein sequence MRILGLDPGLATLGYGCIEVYRDTCQVRDFGVITTSADLPTGDRLQSLYNDLHTLIPILQPDLVALERLFFYRMSHTIGVAQARGVILLVLSQRHCPLLELTPPQVKQALTGYGNATKIEVQRAVQRELHLCTLPQPDDAADALAIALTASRHCGHING, from the coding sequence GTGCGCATTCTCGGCCTCGACCCTGGCCTAGCGACCCTTGGCTATGGGTGTATTGAGGTGTACAGGGACACCTGCCAAGTGCGGGATTTTGGTGTGATTACCACCTCTGCCGACCTGCCTACGGGCGATCGCCTCCAAAGTCTCTATAACGATCTGCACACGCTAATTCCCATCCTCCAGCCGGATTTGGTGGCTTTGGAGCGGCTCTTTTTCTACAGAATGAGCCATACCATTGGGGTTGCCCAAGCACGGGGTGTGATTCTTTTAGTCCTGAGCCAACGGCACTGTCCCCTGCTGGAACTGACCCCCCCCCAGGTGAAGCAGGCCCTCACCGGCTATGGCAATGCCACCAAAATAGAGGTGCAGCGGGCGGTGCAACGGGAACTCCATCTCTGCACCCTGCCCCAGCCCGATGATGCCGCTGATGCCCTAGCGATCGCCCTCACGGCCAGTCGTCACTGCGGCCACATCAACGGTTGA
- a CDS encoding gamma-glutamylcyclotransferase family protein: MTVLRLFVYGTLKPGYPPHDRFCRPWLSAHQAALVRGRLYHLPMGYPGLTPEEGWVQGELLLFEHPPSRLLAQLDAFEGYSPNLSPEMNAYHRQEVPVYDLTHKPLGTAWAYIMSTERVRDFNGEWLPEGVWQRPINLRA; the protein is encoded by the coding sequence ATGACGGTACTACGGCTTTTTGTCTATGGCACCCTCAAACCCGGCTATCCACCCCATGACCGCTTCTGTCGGCCTTGGCTGAGTGCCCATCAAGCGGCATTGGTCAGAGGCCGCCTTTATCACCTGCCGATGGGGTACCCGGGTCTAACGCCTGAGGAAGGTTGGGTGCAGGGGGAGTTACTGCTCTTTGAGCATCCCCCTTCCCGCCTCTTGGCGCAGCTGGATGCCTTTGAAGGTTACAGTCCCAACTTGTCGCCTGAGATGAATGCCTACCATCGCCAAGAGGTGCCCGTGTATGACTTGACCCATAAACCCTTGGGTACAGCATGGGCTTACATCATGAGCACTGAGCGCGTGCGGGATTTCAATGGTGAGTGGCTGCCAGAGGGGGTGTGGCAGCGGCCAATCAATCTGCGGGCCTAG
- a CDS encoding DNA polymerase III subunit gamma/tau, translating to MTYEPLHHKYRPQRFSDLVGQGAIATTLTQALLKERIAPAYLFCGPRGTGKTSSARILAKSLNCLRSSKPTPDPCGQCEVCRQVANGTSLDVIEIDAASHTGVDNIRELIEKAQFAPVQCRYKVYVIDECHMLSVSAFNALLKTLEEPPPQVVFILATTDPQRVLPTIISRCQRFDFRRIPLGEMVAHLQNIADKEQIDIEPEALTLVAQLSQGGLRDAESLLDQLSLYPERITVEQVWQLTGAVPEQDLRQLLGAIARRDAVSVLEHTRQLLERGRDPLTILQNLASLYRDLLLAKTVPQRRDLVALTAETWQALIALAEAWSVEEILHAQEHLRTCEGQIKQSNQPRLWLEISILGLMTERVAQPPPPAVMPAARPQPTTMTPPRTEAEVAVAAKPAEPLPQDSALSVNHPHIQATAAAAPEPALFPEPVANPEQVWQQALQVLQQMQMSTYALLSQHAHLRHLGDREVRIGIVNQTLLNLTKNNHAKIEAAFSQVLGRPTKVALEVAPLPAKTTPTPKAKEPPQSSVVIPLPPREAPPTPPGEPVPVPSPPAPTTAPDPVRESAEKLARFFNGVVIRLPDEGESPDMPMAEAPEEEELEF from the coding sequence GTGACCTACGAACCCCTGCATCACAAATACCGCCCCCAACGCTTTTCAGATCTAGTGGGTCAGGGGGCGATCGCCACCACCCTCACCCAGGCTCTGCTCAAGGAGCGCATTGCACCCGCCTATCTCTTTTGCGGTCCCCGGGGCACAGGCAAAACCTCTAGCGCCCGCATTTTAGCAAAGTCCCTCAACTGCCTGAGGAGTTCCAAGCCAACTCCTGACCCCTGTGGCCAGTGCGAAGTCTGTCGCCAGGTCGCTAATGGCACCAGTTTGGATGTCATTGAAATCGATGCAGCCAGCCACACTGGGGTGGACAATATCCGCGAACTGATTGAGAAGGCACAATTTGCCCCAGTGCAGTGTCGCTACAAGGTTTATGTGATTGACGAATGCCACATGCTGAGTGTGTCGGCCTTCAATGCCCTCCTCAAAACCCTAGAGGAGCCGCCGCCCCAGGTGGTCTTTATCCTAGCGACAACGGATCCGCAGCGAGTGCTGCCCACCATTATTTCGCGCTGCCAGCGCTTTGATTTTCGGCGGATTCCCCTAGGGGAGATGGTTGCTCACCTGCAGAACATTGCAGATAAAGAGCAAATTGATATTGAGCCTGAAGCCTTGACACTGGTGGCGCAGTTATCCCAAGGGGGACTGCGGGATGCTGAGAGCTTGCTGGATCAGTTGAGCCTGTATCCTGAGCGCATCACCGTAGAACAGGTGTGGCAGTTGACCGGGGCGGTGCCAGAGCAGGATCTGCGGCAATTGTTAGGGGCGATCGCCCGTCGAGATGCAGTGTCAGTTCTCGAGCACACCCGCCAACTACTGGAGCGGGGTCGCGATCCGCTGACCATTCTGCAAAATCTGGCTAGTCTCTATCGTGATTTGCTCTTGGCAAAAACCGTCCCTCAACGGCGGGACTTGGTAGCCCTCACCGCGGAAACGTGGCAGGCCTTGATTGCCCTTGCGGAGGCATGGTCCGTGGAGGAGATTCTGCACGCCCAAGAACATCTGCGCACCTGTGAAGGCCAAATCAAACAGAGCAATCAACCCCGTCTTTGGCTGGAAATTAGCATTTTAGGACTGATGACGGAGAGGGTGGCTCAACCGCCCCCACCTGCGGTAATGCCTGCTGCCCGTCCACAACCGACCACCATGACACCCCCTAGGACTGAAGCCGAAGTTGCTGTTGCCGCCAAGCCCGCAGAACCCCTCCCGCAGGACTCGGCATTGTCAGTTAACCACCCGCACATTCAAGCAACCGCTGCTGCGGCACCTGAACCAGCGCTATTCCCTGAACCCGTAGCCAATCCTGAACAGGTATGGCAACAGGCACTACAGGTCTTGCAGCAGATGCAAATGAGTACCTATGCGCTGCTGTCACAACATGCTCACCTCCGACACTTGGGCGATCGCGAGGTACGGATTGGTATTGTCAACCAAACCCTGTTAAATCTGACGAAAAATAACCACGCCAAAATTGAAGCTGCCTTTTCCCAAGTGCTAGGCCGCCCCACCAAAGTCGCCCTTGAGGTTGCGCCCCTGCCCGCCAAAACCACACCTACCCCAAAAGCCAAGGAGCCACCGCAATCCTCTGTTGTCATTCCCCTGCCGCCAAGAGAAGCCCCACCCACCCCCCCTGGAGAACCTGTCCCTGTTCCGTCCCCACCCGCTCCCACCACTGCTCCCGACCCTGTGCGTGAATCTGCCGAAAAACTGGCACGATTCTTTAACGGTGTGGTTATTCGCCTACCCGATGAGGGCGAAAGTCCGGACATGCCAATGGCTGAAGCCCCTGAAGAGGAGGAGTTGGAGTTTTAA
- a CDS encoding DUF309 domain-containing protein: MMHSQLALAIVQFNSGEFYACHDTLEALWLEASEPERTFYQGLLQIAVACYHLSRGNRRGAILLLAEGRRRLEQCDPDYQGLDLAALLAGVAELQGQLETPLDSEPKIQLHLAVAESLDQA, encoded by the coding sequence ATGATGCATTCGCAGCTTGCCCTAGCCATTGTCCAATTCAACAGCGGCGAATTCTATGCCTGCCATGACACCCTCGAAGCCCTCTGGTTAGAGGCGAGTGAACCGGAACGCACGTTTTACCAGGGCCTGCTGCAAATTGCTGTCGCCTGCTATCACCTGAGTCGGGGCAACCGGCGGGGGGCAATTTTACTCTTGGCGGAAGGACGGCGTCGCCTTGAACAGTGTGATCCTGACTATCAGGGTTTAGACTTAGCAGCCCTCCTAGCAGGGGTGGCCGAGTTACAAGGGCAGCTTGAAACGCCCCTTGACTCAGAGCCAAAAATTCAGCTGCATCTTGCTGTTGCTGAATCCCTAGATCAAGCCTAG
- the ndhN gene encoding photosynthetic/respiratory NAD(P)H-quinone oxidoreductase subunit N, translated as MGLLAGYQFVKDLESAGALALFVPPEGGFEGRYQRRLRSKGYTTLPMSAPGLGDLAAYLTQEHGIRPAHTGKEDIRVYFQPPLVTYHLENLPPNAKGLVLWLIDGKRLSKQEFAYLAQLTQTLPKFKVVVEVGGDRVVRWEPLADWVAAA; from the coding sequence ATGGGTCTGCTGGCTGGCTATCAATTTGTCAAAGACTTAGAATCCGCTGGGGCATTGGCCCTCTTTGTTCCCCCGGAGGGCGGTTTTGAGGGTCGCTATCAACGGCGACTGCGTTCCAAGGGCTATACCACTTTGCCCATGAGCGCACCGGGCTTGGGGGATTTAGCAGCTTACCTGACCCAAGAGCACGGAATTCGTCCGGCTCACACCGGCAAAGAAGACATTCGCGTTTATTTTCAGCCGCCCTTAGTGACGTACCACTTGGAAAACCTGCCCCCCAATGCCAAGGGACTGGTGCTCTGGCTGATTGATGGCAAACGGCTCTCAAAGCAAGAATTTGCCTACTTGGCACAGTTGACCCAAACTTTACCGAAGTTCAAGGTGGTGGTGGAAGTGGGGGGCGATCGCGTTGTGCGCTGGGAACCCCTTGCGGATTGGGTTGCTGCTGCCTAG
- the tnpA gene encoding IS200/IS605 family transposase: MSSHLRKGRHSVTDAEGLELIEKSFREVAKKMDFQILEFNGEEDHVHALIEYPPKLSVSQIVNALKGVSSRRYGKAALPKPHEESLWSPSYFAASVGGAPLEVLKEYIRNQKKPS, from the coding sequence ATGTCAAGTCATCTTCGTAAAGGAAGGCACAGCGTTACGGACGCTGAGGGATTAGAGCTGATCGAGAAATCGTTTCGAGAAGTCGCCAAGAAGATGGATTTCCAGATTCTTGAATTTAACGGCGAAGAAGACCATGTCCATGCGCTAATTGAGTACCCTCCTAAACTTTCTGTTTCGCAGATTGTAAATGCGCTTAAAGGTGTATCTAGTCGTCGATATGGAAAAGCTGCACTACCAAAACCCCATGAAGAATCACTTTGGAGCCCTAGTTATTTTGCGGCATCTGTTGGAGGAGCACCGTTAGAGGTGCTTAAGGAATACATTAGAAATCAAAAAAAGCCGTCCTAA
- a CDS encoding TM2 domain-containing protein yields the protein MTSNSDISGKKLAAGICGILLGALGIHKFVLGYNTEGLIMLLLSLLTCGLAAPVMGMIGLIEGIMYLSKSDQEFYNTYIAAKKGWF from the coding sequence ATGACTTCAAATTCCGACATCTCAGGGAAAAAACTTGCCGCTGGCATCTGTGGTATCCTCTTGGGTGCCCTTGGCATTCACAAATTTGTCCTTGGTTACAACACCGAGGGCTTGATCATGCTGCTGCTGAGCTTGTTGACCTGCGGCTTGGCCGCCCCTGTCATGGGTATGATTGGCTTGATTGAGGGAATTATGTATCTCAGCAAAAGTGACCAGGAGTTTTACAATACCTACATTGCTGCCAAAAAAGGCTGGTTCTAG
- a CDS encoding RNA-guided endonuclease InsQ/TnpB family protein, translated as MKARYRYRFYPTDQQRQRLAQLFGCVRVVWNDALAICKQSDSLPKTSELQKRVITQAKKTPERQWLSDVSNVPLQQSVADLGVAYKNFFNSIKGRRKGKKINSPRFKKKTERQSARFTTYGFSIKGEEVYLAKIGKIRPIWSRKLPSKPSSVTVIKDAANRYFLSFVVEIDPVHQPASHPSIGIDLGIKAFATLSTGEKIDGPEYSKLDKKIRRKQRKLARQVKGSKRREKTRLQIAKLHSRISDIRRDFLHKVSTRVVIENQVIALEDLNVSGMVKNRKLARAISLQGWREFRALVEAKCNKLNREFIVIDRWEPTSQTCSKCGFKWGKIDLSVRSVVCINCGAEHDRDENAARNIEKVGIGHCHDYKWTQRESKTTSVASPDEASRIIAL; from the coding sequence ATGAAAGCTAGATATAGGTATCGTTTCTATCCCACAGACCAACAACGACAACGCCTAGCTCAGTTGTTTGGGTGTGTCCGTGTGGTGTGGAACGATGCCCTGGCAATTTGTAAACAATCTGATTCATTGCCAAAAACTAGTGAATTGCAAAAGCGGGTAATTACCCAAGCAAAGAAAACACCAGAGCGGCAATGGTTGTCTGATGTTTCTAATGTCCCGTTACAGCAGTCTGTTGCCGATTTAGGAGTTGCCTATAAAAACTTCTTCAATTCAATTAAAGGTAGGCGAAAAGGCAAGAAGATCAACTCTCCTAGATTTAAAAAGAAGACAGAAAGACAATCCGCCAGATTTACTACCTATGGATTTTCAATTAAAGGCGAAGAAGTTTATCTAGCGAAGATTGGTAAAATCAGACCAATTTGGTCAAGAAAGCTTCCTTCTAAACCAAGCTCAGTTACGGTGATTAAAGATGCTGCAAATCGATATTTTCTCAGTTTTGTGGTCGAGATCGATCCAGTTCATCAACCTGCAAGTCATCCTTCTATCGGCATTGATTTGGGAATTAAAGCGTTTGCTACTTTAAGTACGGGCGAAAAGATTGATGGCCCTGAGTATTCCAAGTTAGACAAAAAGATCAGGCGAAAACAACGCAAACTGGCCCGTCAAGTTAAAGGAAGCAAACGGCGGGAGAAAACAAGACTGCAAATCGCTAAGCTTCATAGTCGGATTTCAGACATTCGCAGGGATTTCTTGCATAAAGTGTCTACCCGCGTGGTTATCGAGAACCAAGTAATCGCGTTGGAAGACTTGAATGTCTCTGGAATGGTGAAGAACCGCAAACTCGCTAGAGCAATTAGCTTGCAAGGTTGGCGAGAATTCAGGGCTTTAGTTGAGGCTAAGTGCAACAAACTAAACCGTGAGTTCATTGTCATTGACCGATGGGAGCCAACCAGTCAGACTTGCTCAAAATGCGGTTTTAAATGGGGCAAAATCGATCTATCTGTCCGCTCTGTTGTATGCATAAACTGCGGCGCAGAGCACGATAGAGACGAAAATGCCGCAAGAAACATAGAGAAAGTCGGGATAGGGCATTGCCACGACTATAAATGGACGCAGAGGGAGAGTAAGACTACTTCGGTAGCATCACCCGATGAAGCGTCAAGAATCATCGCACTTTAG